gcagaattatgaaaatcataGTAAGAGTATGGTccacaaattttctttttataagaTGTTTAGAAAACTCCATGTGGCATACACCGACATGTTCTGCAACCCTTTCTACAATCCTGGAGAAAACATAACTTCAAGGTAAGATTCAGGTGGCATGTTTAtaacattataattattattattgtagtaTCCATAGGGTTCTTTTTTGCATCTGTCCACAGGTAGAGTACTAATAAGCACTTACCGGTAACCCCCTGAAAtttccaatctcgttcccaagtccaccttttcttttggtcagcaccaagaacatggACTCTGGCAACTTCCAAGGCAGAAAGTCTGCAAATCACAGACTTCCAGCTCATCTATGCATGCTCAAAAAAAAATGGACCATCACTACAACCACGCAAAagttggaagtggccagagttaTGTCACTCTCCCCAGTTTGTGCTcgctgtttaaaaacaaagacggCGACATTTTTTGCTCGATCCCAACGATCAAACAGGAAAATAAGGGACTGCGAACAGTCAAATTAAACTAATTAATATTCGATTTCACATACAGCTAAGTAGCAAtaatgttaaggacggtgcctacgattgttattgcgcatgcgttctgcgcatctctgagatactcggatttcctatcgccgatgcttactaatacagggatatttttgcgcggtttcaaATTACAcgaagaaagtagatcttagtaagtactcttggtattcaaaaagaaaattgggggtaaccatgcatttttgagagataattaagcttcaatttgagaaagaatgccatatattgctttgtattttaaagctttttacaaatattattcatgaattatctctgaaaaatgcgcggttacccccaattttctttttggatttcaataacacttgttacttaagatctacatttcctgcataatcaaacACCGGGGCAAagatatctttaattagtaggcaccgtccttaattactGCTAATGAGGTTTGTAGGTGGGGGATTTTGACCTCATAATTTTCAACAAGGGGAATAATATTATAGGGTCTCATTTCGTGGGGATATCACTAATTCTCTCTTCCTTTTTTCTGAAGGACATTTGAAAGGACAGTTATTGGGATGATGAAACAAGACTAGTCAGAAATGTCACTGTGAATTTAACTCCCTGCAGCAATTATCTTAAATTGCACAGCAGTCCAACATTCAACTAATCCATGACTTGCAAAATATAAAAGGATCTCATCCTAAGAATTATGACCACTTGTCATaattcagggctcgaaattaacgaaaaaatccagtcgcaactttgcgacaagatacgaaaatttagtcgcagtTTCGctaattttagtcgcaaaatccccgtgctgcattgtgttgtcagtggtttaGGAAAAAGtttgagcccgcaatacttgtgtgtaaagaaaccgctgaaaaatggcaaatgatcaaaggaatggagctgtgcacgtaacatcgcagctaaattactctacaattatgctatcttcagagaaaattcacaccGAGAAACTAAAtaattgtcatttatttatttattttagcaaaagtagcagcaaagtggcaactgctaacccttttgtttcgaaagagcgaaggtgacaacaagttgcaaatttgcgacttctccagatattttagtcgcaaaggaaaaaatttagtcgcaaatgcgactgtattggtcgcaatttcaagccctgtaatTATTGATTCATTGCAaggatttttcacaaaatagttgCATTTTAATTTAAGTTCAGATAACCGGCAAGGGCATAAAAATCAAGACATGATAGGTACACTTTAAAAATTtccgaaaatgaaaagatggtTGGGATCAGTGTGCAGCCTTCAAGTTTTTTTATGTACAGtttgtaaataacttttttagtGCCCTAGGACCAAAACAGATAGAAGGAACCACCAAGTATTTTGCTTCATGAAATTGCATTACCTGTATAAAACAATGATTATTTAAGGAATTATTGTACTTGTGACAGTTGCTAAAGGATCTTGGTCAACAAAACCACACAATGAAGAGATACATTTGTGTAAAACCCTTTATTGAGATTTTATCCAAAGAGAGAATGCATATACCAGTGTAGagcataatattattattatacaaagTTTGACAAATCAGGCCACAGTCAACATGTTTTTTTAATCTCACAACTTTACCACTCAGCACTTGATACACTatctttttttcatcacaataaaagttattttctttcattgttttctCCACTCTCTTTaaaactcttttcttttttctcctgtcttttcttttcttttttctcctatcttttcttttcttttttcattcttGCTGATGACATTTAAGACAAAGAATCCTTGCCAAATCGTCATACCTACTCTGGCATTATCCAAATTAAACAGGCATCCAGAGTGCTTGTCTTTCTTTGAAATATGTAAACTGTAAACTTCACGGTGAGGTCCCTTGAGAAATGCCAAGAAACCTGTGAAGACAAAAAGTAGCTGaactttgttaaaaaaagatgaaaaaggaagaaaataatgCCAAAcaacttcaaggaaaaataaattGAGAAGTTTATGGTCTTCTCTGACTGGTTGTCAGTAAGGCGAATACCAATAAGCTCGACCCCGTCCCCTgtagagaaaaaagaaaaatcactacacaagaaaagcaaagatctTTCCTTCAACAAAGTTGGGCGTAAACGCTACATGCACATTAGAGGGAGGAgaaatgaaaagcaaaacaaatgtgCCAAGACCTTCAAAATTAATTACTCTTACAGGAGGAAGTAGTCAAATCTCAGCATCAATACTGGTTGATCTCTAGACAAATTATTCTGGAGCTTACAGCATTATGGGTCAGCTTTGCTTGGCAGAAGAAAGACTTGCACATGTCACGTCTTGGTTCCCAAAggagttcaaaaacaaaataatagcaaAAAATACCTAAACATAGCTCTTCCACGTGGCCTGGTCATGTAATTTGCATATGGGTTGAAAAATCCACCCCTTAAACCACGACCTCTGCCTCTTCCTCTCCCCATTCCCCTGTCAGTTGAGCTGATGCCTGGTCTGTTGGTTCTTTTAGGGTTCACCTGAAAAGAATATTATTAACAATATTACCATCTTCAAACTGGGGTTTGGTCTCTTACAGTCCTCAGCATTTTAGGGAACTATACCTTGATCTGTCTTCCTTTGAACAAAGACTCATCCAAACTGACAGCATTATCAACACCATCCTTTTCAGTGAATTCTATATAAGCAaagctaaaataaaacaagggCAAAGTCAGAATCCTGCTGAGTTTTCATCATTAGAACTGACTTTAACAAGGCACAATGACAAACCCTTTAGGGTGACCACTGAATTTATCACAGAGAATTGTAACTCTGTTAACAGATCCACAACCATGAAAGTGTTGCTCTAATTCCTCTGCTGTTGCAGAATAATCAACCTACAACAAGACAGAAAATGACACATTCATTGGGTTGTAAGAAGTTGAATAAAACAATAGTTGCTTATACAACAGTAATTGCTTTTCATAATGAAACACTCACATTGCCGACGTAAACTGATCTTGCATCAATTTCACCTTTTTCTTCTAGAGTTTTGGGAACTGGAAAAGGATAATAGTAAATATCTGTAGGGAATGAATTTTCAATATCAAAGTATCACCAGTATCACAGATGATGTTTTGATAAATGTGGagcaaacattttgcttccaTTTAACAAGGTTGTACAATGGTAGCTGAGCACTTACAAGATTGCTAACACCTTATTACACACCTTATTCCAAGTGGCCGCCATTGCAGtattagtttgtttgtttacaaATCAGCCCATGTTACGTTGCCTCATTCTTATAGTTCccatcacctcaacacacttttccactttatttattctccaaaatcatccaaaagacatttttagaactttttgattgaaatttcactttcttATTCGCTTTAAAAGacaggaaaagtggtcatactttgatcaataacaaagaaattaagggGAATGGGTTTGATACCGGGTTGACATCACAAATTCATAATTATTTGCATCACAGcttttcaacaaaatatctcaatgcaaagcagtttgtgacgtcaacccggtattatACCCATTTCCCTTCATTGCTCAGTTTTTGGATCagagtatgaccacttttccagTCTTTcaaacttaaaattcaaaagaatatctaacCTTGAACAAGGTTACAAGGGCTACATTGCATACACACAAAAGAATACCGAAATGGCAATTTCGGAATAAGGTGTACAGAGTGCTGACACACTCCTTACATGTAGCTATACTGTTACAGTAGCTTATCTACCTTCGTGATGATTATGTATGCAAGCAAGCTTTGGAAAGTAAAACAAAATTCTTACATGATGGTTGGCCTGCTGTTGGACTCATTATAGACTCCTCGACTTGCTTCtgcatttcttttaatttctctgcttcttcttccatttcttttaCTCTCGCTTTAATGGCTTCAAGTTCCTTACCATCACAGAAAAAGTTGACATAATTTTGTACTGTATTTAAGATCAACTGGACAGTTAGATGGTTCGACAGAACTTGCTTTTGACCAAGGATAAACCACTGACCATAATAATGGAACAATCTTCCACTTTTACAGTGTAACACAGAATGTAAATCATAGAGGAACATTGTTTCCAATTTCCCTTAGTAGAGGACTGTTTTCTCTTGTATTTGCTGGGTCGAAGGGTAGGAGGAAAAGAAACCTTTGCCTGAGCAACGAAACTCTGCAGTCTCACTAAAAGACAGCAGAATTTCTTCAAAGGAATAAGCAAGACCAGCTGTTTCAAGTAACAGTCAGcaaacctacatgtacagtgcaGCTGGAAAATAAGCGAgccaaagtacatgtaaatatatatatatatataaaaaggTGCATACATAAAGTGCCTTTTAAAAAAGGCAACACAATCATATGAAAAAAGGTTCATTAGTATTCAGGAGCTCTCCTGTTGTCTTCCTTTTGTTGCCTTGTCTTTGTTTACTCTCAATTGTCTGCAATTCACTTCTTGCACAATGCAATGATACACCACtattccccacccccccccccccccaaaaaaaaaaaaacgtttgcataaccattgtatGCACTTTCTCCTGGGAcgtgaaaatgtcccaagagaagttgaaaacaatgcctatgcagatttttggcggataaaagaggtgtattatgggatttgtgcaagtagtgaatgcaAATAATGTGGTGGATGTGAAAATAATTTGCGTGTTCGCTGGTTGACGAGTCATTAATAGAGCAAAAATAGTGCAAAGTCCTTCTGGTTGGCCAAAAAAATCATCAAGtttagtttttgagaaaaagccTATCAACAAATGCCGCACAAAAAGCTTTTTAATATCGAAATTTACATAAAAGGGTTTGAGAGGGATACTAAACAAACTTCATGCCAGGCATCCGTTACTCGTAAACTAAAGACGACTCACAAGCAAAGGGCTCTTTTGTACAGACATTCATTTTTGATGTGAATACAATAGTAAAGCGTGGCGCTCACCGATACATGAATACAATCAACTTTGGTGTCCAAGGCCAGTCCATCTATTACTCGTAcacttacatgtaaaaacaCAACTCTTAAGGAAAGGGCTCATCATTAGCAATTTTGTACATAAATTCATCATTTAAACATGAAGACCCACTATAAAAGGTGTGAtgccttaggcacatgcaaatgatttatcaatcaccTCTGGCAACGTTGAAATTAGAAAATCAACCAACACATCTGTACCCATCGTGTCACAAAAGATTTCTTGGTTCACGCAAGGTACACATATTCTTCTAACATCGATCTGTGTTTTCTTGTCAAGGTGTCAGGAAAAAATGcagaatattttaattttgctCGTCTTTCGAGACCTTTATTGCACGTAAAGGAAAAGTAACAAATTATAATACCGCTGATATCTGGCCTTCTCTGAGCTGGCCAAAttcatacaaaaaaaaaaacacggaatgcaggggtttcaataaaatttgaagtaggcaGCTGGTTTGAGTCTAGTAGCCGACTGTATCAAATGATTGTGAAATCTGGAAGCTCTGAAATGTGATTTCCAGCACTGAAGATGAAGGAAGATTTCTAATCAACAGAGACACTGAGTGTGCAATTAAGCGtattcttttgataatttccagcgaagaaagatttggaaaaccgtttcaaaaggaaaattaacgatttttaacgTTATATGATGTTTCgacaacttcatgtcatcattactaCCAATTTCAAGCTGCCGGGAACGGCAAACCTTTTTTGCGCGTTTTTTCAAGCGCgaatttcaacatttctcaacaTGAGAAATCAGTTCTGTCGAACGATAAGAATAtgtcattttaatctgaacAAACGAAAAGGCTTAACCGATGAAACTAACgaaaaatttactgtttttggaaAACAAGTCTTGATGCAACGATTACTCAATAACGACCTGTTTTACATTAAACGTCATGATATGTTTGGGGACGTAACTAAACGTAATTGAATTACGTAAAATATGTGACGGTTGGTCTGGGCCAAAATGCGGAAAAAAGTTATAGCCGTGCACTGTAGCTCAAAGATGGCAATATCAAatctgataattattttgaaattgaggttAAAAAAGGTACATTCAAGTGgatcaaaaattaattttacttcaGGTTTGACGGAATCCTTCAATTAATTCAATGTAGGGTAAAAAGGAGCCGACTTCTCTGAGCGATGCAGCCGACGCTTTTCGTCCGCCGtcggtgcttattgaaacccctgggaATGAGGGTATTAAACATTGAAGATGTTCTCATTGCCAGCATTTGCAGATCGAAATTGATAGTAACCGAAGCGACATTCCGTAAATTTATTCTTTTGCCTACGTAAACAATTactggaaaatcaaaattatGGTTATGAACAAAGGAACAAACGAATAATACCATACAAAATTTTAGacatgtcaaaaaaaaattgtgtataCGCGTAATGTGCTCATTAATTTTGCATCTGGATTGTTCACTTATCTTCAAGCAGCACTGTAAGCGTGAATACTGGTCATTCTACCCCACAGTAGTCTGACGACCCCTCTATGATAGCTAACCAATCCTAACCCTAATTTTCCATCAATAAAATCAGCGCTTAGACCTAGTCATTGAAATGAGTGCTTTGACTTAATtatttaaaagagtgcttaggcacAGTAGGCTGATTAAGCAAACGAAGTTACGGGAACACCAGTTGACAATGGTGGGTGCTGTAAGTCAGAGTAGAGCAGAATCCTGACTATTCCGCACGCTCTCCGGTCATCA
The Montipora capricornis isolate CH-2021 chromosome 10, ASM3666992v2, whole genome shotgun sequence genome window above contains:
- the LOC138021951 gene encoding polyadenylate-binding protein 2-like, producing MADFKIDEGAQDSLLDAALDTSKDDDAVVGDITGDSAVDDSLEDPELEAIKARVKEMEEEAEKLKEMQKQVEESIMSPTAGQPSFPKTLEEKGEIDARSVYVGNVDYSATAEELEQHFHGCGSVNRVTILCDKFSGHPKGFAYIEFTEKDGVDNAVSLDESLFKGRQIKVNPKRTNRPGISSTDRGMGRGRGRGRGLRGGFFNPYANYMTRPRGRAMFRGRGRAYWYSPY